In a genomic window of Lycium ferocissimum isolate CSIRO_LF1 chromosome 9, AGI_CSIRO_Lferr_CH_V1, whole genome shotgun sequence:
- the LOC132030972 gene encoding uncharacterized protein C3F10.06c isoform X1: MENPSNLNIYKASRTIKRRENTLYNAIRSIYEDSIFVGEISQLWPELPLLANLRCGLWYSQKFKSTCYFKSTDGHTNNWSFNTSRLNLHVALLAGQKGGCMIVDSTRKGKRFPDSMSKTIPIWTCVLNRAIWNYRTRFGLAGTAEKNESNDSAECGSSINEGSSSWDCSLHLPLWVSNTERALIEERLDGWTKDLEVSGADIASIALSLKKPLRPLWISQKTVIWLNEVPDCDSWDFTPIMLVSTSSPSSNFQQRTTSEFSWSYIAGAGDDEESWARGLSPNLFWKHAYDLISSGPDMCNKKVADIVEKDRVYRAQRGENAPQISIKPSKSSEGSGHFPAQEQLDLEPLCLNGDEKFYDNNSISWLGETNLAVGTTQLAKDASDVDCVLSCDLESNSLCSKESEAHLNLSIVSSKFDRSSLLRNLPSAVNFAKTNLRKGKRLLVCCSSGEDISICVCLAILMSLFDDKGHFDEGKFFSETQITKLELRRRLVFICQFAVNARPSRGNVRQVFNYLSGGNAGTTS; the protein is encoded by the exons ATGGAGAATCCATCAAATTTGAACATATACAAAGCATCAAGAACTATAAAACGAAGGGAAAATACACTCTACAACGCCATACGATCAATCTACGAAGATTCAATATTCGTTGGCGAGATTTCTCAGTTATGGCCTGAACTTCCTTTACTAGCAAATCTCCGTTGTGGACTTTGGTACTCACAAAAATTCAAGTCAACATGTTATTTCAAGTCAACTGATGGACATACTAATAATTGGTCTTTTAATACTTCTCGACTTAATCTCCATGTTGCCCTTCTTGCTG GACAGAAGGGAGGGTGTATGATTGTTGATTCAACAAGGAAAGGGAAGAGGTTTCCAGATAGTATGTCAAAGACAATACCTATTTGGACCTGTGTACTGAATCGTGCCATTTGGAATTACAGAACGAGATTTGGTTTGGCTGGCACTGCGGAAAAGAAT GAGTCAAATGATTCTGCTGAATGTGGTAGCAGTATTAATGAGGGCTCAAGTAGCTGGGATTGTTCCTTGCATCTCCCTTTATGGGTTTCAAATACCGAAAGAGCACTTATTGAGGAGCGTTTAGATGGATGGACCAAGGATCTGGAGGTCAGTGGAGCTGATATTGCCTCCATTgctttgtcccttaaaaaacCGCTACGCCCACTATGGATTTCACAAAAGACTGTGATCTGGTTAAATGAAGTACCCGATTGTGATTCGTGGGACTTCACTCCAATAATGCTTGTTTCTACATCCTCCCCAAGTAGCAATTTTCAGCAAAGAACAACCTCTGAATTTAGTTGGAGCTACATAGCTGGAGCTGGAGATGAtgaggaaagttgggcaaggggCTTGTCGCCAAATCTTTTCTGGAAACATGCTTATGATCTCATAAGTTCTGGTCCTGATATGTGTAACAAGAAGGTAGCTGATATTGTTGAAAAGGATAGGGTATACCGTGCACAAAGGGGAGAAAATGCTCCTCAAATATctattaagccttcaaaatctTCTGAGGGTAGTGGCCATTTTCCTGCTCAAGAACAACTAGACCTGGAGCCTCTATGCTTGAACGGAGATGAGAAGTTTTATGATAATAATTCCATATCTTGGCTTGGGGAAACAAATCTCGCGGTTGGCACAACGCAGCTTG CTAAGGATGCATCTGATGTTGATTGTGTATTGAGTTGTGATCTGGAGTCCAATTCTCTTTGTTCCAAGGAGTCTGAAGCCCATCTAAACCTGTCTATTGTG AGTTCGAAGTTTGACCGGTCTTCATTGTTGAGAAATCTTCCTTCAGCGGTGAATTTTGCAAAGACCAACTTGAGAAAAGGGAAGAGACTCCTAGTTTGCTGCAGTAGTG GGGAGGACATTAGCATTTGTGTTTGTTTAGCAATCTTGATGTCATTATTTGATGACAAAG GGCACTTTGATGAAGGGAAGTTTTTTAGTGAGACACAAATCACTAAGTTGGAGTTGAGACGACGATTGGTATTTATTTGCCAATTTGCTGTGAATGCTCGCCCGTCAAGAGGGAATGTTAGGCAGGTCTTTAATTATCTCTCTGGAGGAAATGCTGGGACAACTTCTTGA
- the LOC132030972 gene encoding tRNA A64-2'-O-ribosylphosphate transferase isoform X2, whose protein sequence is MDILIIGLLILLDLISMLPFLLKGGCMIVDSTRKGKRFPDSMSKTIPIWTCVLNRAIWNYRTRFGLAGTAEKNESNDSAECGSSINEGSSSWDCSLHLPLWVSNTERALIEERLDGWTKDLEVSGADIASIALSLKKPLRPLWISQKTVIWLNEVPDCDSWDFTPIMLVSTSSPSSNFQQRTTSEFSWSYIAGAGDDEESWARGLSPNLFWKHAYDLISSGPDMCNKKVADIVEKDRVYRAQRGENAPQISIKPSKSSEGSGHFPAQEQLDLEPLCLNGDEKFYDNNSISWLGETNLAVGTTQLAKDASDVDCVLSCDLESNSLCSKESEAHLNLSIVSSKFDRSSLLRNLPSAVNFAKTNLRKGKRLLVCCSSGEDISICVCLAILMSLFDDKGHFDEGKFFSETQITKLELRRRLVFICQFAVNARPSRGNVRQVFNYLSGGNAGTTS, encoded by the exons ATGGACATACTAATAATTGGTCTTTTAATACTTCTCGACTTAATCTCCATGTTGCCCTTCTTGCTG AAGGGAGGGTGTATGATTGTTGATTCAACAAGGAAAGGGAAGAGGTTTCCAGATAGTATGTCAAAGACAATACCTATTTGGACCTGTGTACTGAATCGTGCCATTTGGAATTACAGAACGAGATTTGGTTTGGCTGGCACTGCGGAAAAGAAT GAGTCAAATGATTCTGCTGAATGTGGTAGCAGTATTAATGAGGGCTCAAGTAGCTGGGATTGTTCCTTGCATCTCCCTTTATGGGTTTCAAATACCGAAAGAGCACTTATTGAGGAGCGTTTAGATGGATGGACCAAGGATCTGGAGGTCAGTGGAGCTGATATTGCCTCCATTgctttgtcccttaaaaaacCGCTACGCCCACTATGGATTTCACAAAAGACTGTGATCTGGTTAAATGAAGTACCCGATTGTGATTCGTGGGACTTCACTCCAATAATGCTTGTTTCTACATCCTCCCCAAGTAGCAATTTTCAGCAAAGAACAACCTCTGAATTTAGTTGGAGCTACATAGCTGGAGCTGGAGATGAtgaggaaagttgggcaaggggCTTGTCGCCAAATCTTTTCTGGAAACATGCTTATGATCTCATAAGTTCTGGTCCTGATATGTGTAACAAGAAGGTAGCTGATATTGTTGAAAAGGATAGGGTATACCGTGCACAAAGGGGAGAAAATGCTCCTCAAATATctattaagccttcaaaatctTCTGAGGGTAGTGGCCATTTTCCTGCTCAAGAACAACTAGACCTGGAGCCTCTATGCTTGAACGGAGATGAGAAGTTTTATGATAATAATTCCATATCTTGGCTTGGGGAAACAAATCTCGCGGTTGGCACAACGCAGCTTG CTAAGGATGCATCTGATGTTGATTGTGTATTGAGTTGTGATCTGGAGTCCAATTCTCTTTGTTCCAAGGAGTCTGAAGCCCATCTAAACCTGTCTATTGTG AGTTCGAAGTTTGACCGGTCTTCATTGTTGAGAAATCTTCCTTCAGCGGTGAATTTTGCAAAGACCAACTTGAGAAAAGGGAAGAGACTCCTAGTTTGCTGCAGTAGTG GGGAGGACATTAGCATTTGTGTTTGTTTAGCAATCTTGATGTCATTATTTGATGACAAAG GGCACTTTGATGAAGGGAAGTTTTTTAGTGAGACACAAATCACTAAGTTGGAGTTGAGACGACGATTGGTATTTATTTGCCAATTTGCTGTGAATGCTCGCCCGTCAAGAGGGAATGTTAGGCAGGTCTTTAATTATCTCTCTGGAGGAAATGCTGGGACAACTTCTTGA
- the LOC132030970 gene encoding putative late blight resistance protein homolog R1B-16, giving the protein MAYTAITSLMRTIDQSMQLTGYNLQSFDEKLESLRAIMEKNCQITGHLEALTCLEAEIIELACSTEDLVDSESRKSFLEKNEITRKIDFWELRFKLKQALGHIDSAINKWMAVRQDSEVLRPKKLILSEPDENMMVGHENEFEMMQDQLARGASELDVVSIVGMGGIGKTTLANKIYNDPFIMSRFDIRAKAIISQEYCARNVLLCLLSCISGKIDEFHEQQDDGELADRLQKLLKGRRYLVVIDDIWTKGAWDDIKLCFPDCNYGSRILLTTRDMELAEYASSGKPPYRMRLMNNDESCSLLCEKVFAKGFCPPEFEQLGKQIALKCRGLPLAIVVIAGLLSKIGKTLNEWKSVAENVSSMVSTDLDAHCLRVLALSYHNLPHHLKACFLYFAIFPEDEFIFVDKLMELWVVEGFLKVEATESITEVAEKCLKDLIDRSLVFVHYLSFDGKIKSCGIHDVTREFCMKEARNMNFLNDNGGGNDQTTSCAQSMHISSKSRGRISIQHGKELARCRNNEARSIFLFYRYRGFEPELLRFKLVRVLDLALLRCFTFPSWILDLIHLRYLALTLSPGEQSYLGDDISSSLDIPLSIASLHYLQTFILKVSHHEASQYPFTLPSSILTMPQLSHLCLDWNYLRYHEPAEKSLLLKNLQSLSGWNPLFCTWSVFRLLPNLKKLQICGIEEDFRSSKDILYFRYLDQLEELEFHIAAPQDLPPGNHFPSLHLPSPGAFPQNLKNLAFSGTSLLWRDLSVVGKLPKLEALKLAYDACVGLEWTVAEEGFPSLKFLLLKRLGIRYWRASGIHFPRLERLFIKACWYLDSIPQDFAEIITLELIDISGCAQSVGNSAKQIQQDIEDNYASSIEVCIS; this is encoded by the coding sequence atgGCTTATACTGCTATTACTTCTCTTATGAGAACcatagatcaatcaatgcaaCTTACTGGCTATAATTTGCAATCATTTGATGAAAAGCTTGAATCTTTGAGAGCTATCATGGAGAAAAATTGTCAAATAACAGGCCATTTAGAGGCATTAACATGCTTGGAAGCTGAAATCATAGAGCTAGCATGTAGCACAGAAGATTTGGTTGACTCAGAATCAAGAAAAAGTTTCTTAGAGAAAAACGAAATCACTCGAAAAATAGATTTTTGGGAACTTCGTTTCAAGTTGAAACAGGCATTAGGGCACATTGATTCCGCGATAAACAAGTGGATGGCAGTGAGGCAGGACAGCGAAGTTTTGAGaccaaaaaaattgattctATCAGAGCCTGATGAGAATATGATGGTTGGTCATGAAAATGAGTTCGAGATGATGCAGGATCAACTTGCTAGAGGAGCAAGTGAACTAGATGTTGTGTCAATTGTAGGGATGGGAGGTATCGGTAAGACAACTTTGGCTAACAAAATTTACAATGATCCATTCATCATGTCTCGTTTTGATATTCGTGCAAAAGCTATTATTTCACAAGAGTATTGTGCGAGAAATGTACTCTTATGCCTTCTTTCTTGTATAAGTGGGAAGATCGATGAATTTCATGAGCAGCAAGATGATGGGGAGCTAGCAGACCGACTGCAAAAGCTTCTAAAAGGCAGGAGGTACTTGGTAGTCATTGATGACATATGGACTAAAGGAGCTTGGGATGATATAAAACTATGTTTCCCAGACTGTAACTATGGGAGCCGGATACTCCTGACTACTCGGGATATGGAGCTGGCTGAATATGCTAGCTCAGGTAAGCCTCCTTATCGAATGCGCCTCATGAATaatgatgaaagttgtagtttATTGTGTGAAAAGGTCTTTGCGAAAGGCTTTTGCCCCCCTGAATTTGAACAACTTGGGAAACAAATTGCATTAAAATGCAGAGGATTGCCTCTAGCAATTGTTGTGATCGCTGGACTTCTTTCCAAAATTGGCAAAACATTGAATGAGTGGAAAAGTGTTGCCGAAAATGTAAGTTCAATGGTAAGCACAGATCTTGATGCTCATTGCTTGAGAGTGCTAGCTTTGAGTTACCATAATTTGCCACATCACTTAAAAGCATGTTTTCTATATTTTGCAATCTTCCCGGAGGATGAATTCATTTTTGTCGATAAACTTATGGAATTATGGGTTGTAGAAGGATTTCTGAAGGTAGAAGCAACGGAAAGCATTACAGAAGTGGCGGAGAAATGTCTAAAAGATCTTATAGACAGAAGTTTAGTTTTCGTACACTATTTGAGTTTTGATGGAAAAATCAAGAGTTGTGGAATTCATGATGTGACCCGTGAATTCTGCATGAAAGAAGCTCGAAACATGAATTTTTTGAATGATAATGGAGGGGGAAATGATCAAACCACTTCATGTGCACAATCCATGCATATTTCCTCTAAGAGTCGAGGTCGGATCAGTATTCAACACGGGAAAGAGTTAGCTAGGTGTCGTAATAATGAGGCCCGctctattttccttttttatagaTACCGAGGGTTCGAGCCAGAGTTACTACGTTTCAAGCTAGTAAGAGTACTAGATCTTGCTTTATTGAGGTGTTTTACTTTTCCTAGTTGGATACTTGATTTAATTCACTTGAGATACCTAGCTTTGACTCTTTCCCCCGGCGAGCAGAGCTATCTGGGAGACGACATTTCTTCATCACTAGACATTCCTCTATCAATAGCTAGCCTACATTATCTACAAACTTTCATACTTAAGGTTTCACATCACGAGGCCTCGCAATATCCTTTCACATTACCATCAAGTATTTTGACAATGCCGCAATTGAGTCACCTTTGTCTGGACTGGAATTACTTGCGTTATCATGAGCCTGCAGAGAAAAGTTTGCTTCTGAAAAATTTGCAAAGTCTATCCGGTTGGAATCCGTTATTCTGTACTTGGTCTGTCTTTCGACTACTTCCCAATTTAAAGAAGTTGCAAATATGTGGCATCGAAGAAGACTTTCGTAGTAGCAAGGACATCCTCTATTTTCGCTACTTAGATCAGCTTGAGGAATTGGAATTTCATATTGCTGCTCCACAAGATCTTCCTCCTGGAAATCATTTTCCATCTTTGCACCTTCCTTCTCCGGGTGCTTTTCCACAAAACCTCAAGAATTTAGCTTTTAGCGGGACTTCTTTGTTGTGGAGGGATTTGAGCGTTGTTGGTAAGTTGCCCAAACTCGAGGCCCTCAAACTAGCATATGATGCTTGCGTAGGCCTGGAGTGGACAGTGGCTGAGGAAGGGTTTCCTAGCTTGAAGTTCTTACTACTCAAACGTTTGGGCATACGGTACTGGAGAGCCAGTGGTATTCACTTTCCCCGCCTTGAACGACTGTTCATCAAGGCTTGCTGGTATTTGGATTCGATACCTCAAGATTTTGCAGAAATAATTACACTTGAGCTAATTGATATAAGCGGTTGTGCACAATCTGTTGGGAATTCTGCCAAGCAGATTCAACAGGATATTGAAGATAACTATGCGAGTTCTATTGAGGTCTGTATCAGTTAG
- the LOC132029243 gene encoding pseudo histidine-containing phosphotransfer protein 5-like — MASNFARYIANLRQSLFDEQILGERFLEYEKFETTTEGFLEDICVDYFRQVAKFKGLMVPQLQGPPYNVPEIERLLNGFNHFSTLFGAVKVTHQINIMKDCLKHGDFEASKVTFEGIKRECEILQSRLENYFKTRKQGPPAEIEDKPEYGYMDSDSE; from the exons ATGGCAAGCAATTTTGCTCGATACATTGCCAATTTAAGGCAGTCACTTTTTGATGAG CAAATTCTTGGTGAGCGATTTCTTGAATATGAAAAGTTTGAAACCACCACTGAGGGCTTTCTTGAGGATATTTGTGTTGATTATTTCAGACAAGTTGCTAAGTTTAAGGGCTTAATGGTGCCACAACT GCAAGGACCTCCCTACAATGTCCCTGAAATTGAGAGGTTACTTAATGGATTCAATCATTTCAGCACACT TTTTGGAGCTGTAAAAGTGACACATCAGATCAACATCATGAAGGATTGCCTGAAGCATGGAGATTTTGAAGC GTCCAAGGTTACGTTTGAGGGTATTAAACGGGAATGTGAGATTCTGCAGTCCAGACTAGAGAATTACTTCAAG ACGAGGAAACAAGGTCCACCTGCTGAGATTGAGGACAAACCTGAGTACGGGTATATGGATTCTGACAGCGAGTAG